GCTTTGAAGGTAGCAGCTGGAAATTTATTTCGAATAACAACAAAGGGAACATGGCTTTCGAACAGGCAAATTGCCCTGCATTCAGTTCTGCATTTACATGGTTTGTAAATAAAGAAGGAGAGTTTGTTTTGAAACTTCTTGACGCCGGAGAAAAAGCGAAAAAAGTAAAAGAAGGTTATGTATTAAGAATCGCGAATCAGTCGGAAACTTCTTTCCAGTTGATTGATAAAATTAACGTTGGCGGTAAATTGACAGATGTGGTATATCAATTTGAAAAAACAAACTAAAAAGCAGTAGTATATGAAAAAGATCGTAATATTTACATTAGCAACAGTATTCACGTTAACCTCGGTATTAACGAGTTGTGAAGCAGTAAAAAATACTAATAATACTCAAAAAGGAGCAGGAATCGGTGCCGTAGCCGGTGCTGTTTTAGGAGGGGTATTGGGAAATAACCTTGGAAAAGGAGGAAACGGTGCTTTAGGAGCTGTTTTAGGTGGTGTTGTTGGAGGTGTTGCCGGTGGTGTTATCGGTAATAAAATGGACAAACAGGCCCGTGAGATCGAACAGGCTGTTCCGGGTGCTGAGGTAGAAAGAGTAGGAGAAGGTATTAAACTGGTTTTAGGTGAAAATGCTGTTCGTTTTGATACCAACAAATCAACATTAACAGCGGCTGCAAAAGCAAACTTAGACAAATTGGTACCGGTATTCCAAAACTATTCGGATACGGATATCGTAATCTACGGATATACTGATAATACAGGTAAAGCAGAATACAACCTGAACTTGTCAGAACAAAGAGCTGCTTCTGTAAAAGCATACTTGGCGACAAAAGGTTTATCCGGAAACCGTTTCAAAACAACCGGAATGGGTATTGCTGATCCGATTGCAACAAATGATACTCCGGACGGAAGAAGCAAAAACCGTCGTGTAGAGTTTGCAATTACAGCTAACGAGAAAATGGTTCAGGATGCTAAAAAAGAAGCAGGAAACTAATTCTTATCCTTATTGATATTCAAAAAAGACCACCGATCAGGTGGTCTTTTTTTTTGAAAGAACTTTAACAAATATTTTGTTTATTTTTTTGATTACGGGATAAAACGCTTTGTAACTTTACAAAACCTTAAAACATTTTTTATTATGGCGATGACGAAGAGAGCGGCCGGAAAAAAAGAAACCATTACAGAAGAAACGATTATTTCCACCTACATGAATCAGGTTCTGGAAAAACATCAGGAACCGGCAAGTGTGTTTCACTTTTGTAAAGAAAGCAAAATGGAAGAAACACTTTTTTATAGTTTTTTCCCTTCTTTAGACGGTTTGAAAGAAGCAATATGGATAAAGCTATTTGAAAATGCCGTTAGCGGACTTAAAAATGAGGAAGCTTTTGAAACCTACTCGAACAGGAATAAACTACTGTCACTATATTTTACCTTTTTTGAAATACTCACGCTAAACAGGAGCTATGTTTATTTTGTACTGAAAGAAAATAAACAGGGATTGCAGAATTTAAAGCAATTGCGAAAATTGCGCAACCGTTTCAAAAAATTCATTCAGGAAGAAATTCAGACTACAGTCACAGACAAACATGAGAAAATAGATAAAATAGCCAAACCTGTTTTATCCGAAGCAGCATGGGTTCAGTTTCTGTTTATCCTGAAATTCTGGGTTGAAGATACTTCCATAGGGTTTGAAAAAACCGATATTATGATTGAAAAGTCCGTAAAAGCAACTTTTGATATTCTGGACACCACACCTCTGGAAAGCCTTTTCGATTTGGGGAAATTTGTCTGGAAGGAGCGCTTCAATTAGTAGGAACGAAAATAAAAAGCCATGAAAACGTTAAATAAAATCCCGACCAATAAAATTGAACGGGCAGGAGAGCTTGTGAAAACCGGTCTCAAAGTCGGAGGAAACTATCTGGCCTATTACGGCGAAAAAATGGTCAATCCTTCGCTGACAAAAGACAAGCTGAACGAAAACAATGCGGAAGATATTTATGACGGGTTGAAAAACCTGAAAGGAAGCGCCTTAAAAGTAGCGCAAATGCTCAGCATGGAAAAGAATATCATGCCCAAAGCATACGTGGAGAAATTCTCTTTGGCACAATTTTCCGTTCCGCCCTTATCAGCACCGCTGGTTCGGAAAACCTTTAAACGGTATTTAGGACATTATCCGGAAGCAATTTACGACAGCTTTACACCGGATTCCGTTAACGCGGCAAGTATCGGACAGGTACATAAGGCTACTAAAAACGGAAAACAGCTGGCTGTAAAAATCCAGTATCCGGGTGTTGCCGATAGCATCAGTTCCGATCTGGCAATTGTAAAGCCGTTTGCGATTAAAATGTTCAACCTGCAGGGAAAAGATTCCGATAAATATTTCAAAGAAGTAGAACACAAACTGCTGGAAGAAACAGATTATAAACTGGAATTAAAACAGGGAATAGCGATAGCAAAAGCCTGTGAAAAAATAAAAAACCTCAGATTTCCGGTTTACTATCCGGAATGGTCTTCCGAGAAGATCATTACAATGGACTGGATGGAAGGGGAGCACCTTTCGGAATTTGCTGCCCGAAACAACGATCCGGAAACGGGTGACCGCATCGGACAGGCACTCTGGGATTTCTATATGTTTCAGATGCACCATTTAAAACAGGTACATGCCGATCCGCATCCGGGGAATTTCCTAATCGATAAAGAGACCAACCTGATTGCAATCGATTTCGGATGCATCAAACACGTACCGGAAGAATTTTATGTGCCGTATTTCGAATTGGCGCGGCCGGAAGTTATTGACGATCCGAAACTGTTCCGGGAAAAACTGTTTGAACTGGAAATCCTGCGAACAGATGATACGCCAAAAGAAATTGAATATTTCTCCGGTTTGTTCCATCAGCTGCTGAGTTTGTTTACCCAGCCGTTCCACGGGGATTATTTTGATTTTTCCGATGAGGTGTTTTTTGAAAATATTGCCAGAATGGGTGAAGAGTTCTCTAAAGATACTCAATTGCGCAAGATGAACGGCAACCGTGGTTCCCAGCACTTTTTATATATCAACCGTACTTTTTTCGGATTGTATAATTTGCTGCACGACCTGAAAGCCCGCATCAACACCCGGAATTTCGAACAATATATTCCGCAGTAAACGCCCAAAACATCAAGAATAAGCGAATGGCAAAATTGGATGCGTTTCCGTATGCAGAAACTTTGTAATTTTGTGTCTTTAAAAATTAAGAATGCTTCACGTTAAAAATATATCTTTTGGTTATCATGAAAAAACGATAATCAAAAACATTGAATTTACAATAAAAAAAGGACAAAATATAGCCGTTATAGGCGAAAGCGGTTGTGGTAAGAGTACGCTTCTGAAATTGATTTACGGATTGTATGATTTGGATGAAGGACAGATTTTCTGGAACGATACGGAAGTATTAGGTCCGAAATTCCATCTGGTGCCCGGCATGCCGTTTATGAAGTACCTGGCGCAGGATTTTGATTTGATGCCGTATGTTACCGTAGCCGAAAATGTGGGTAAGTTTTTATCAAATTTTTACCCGGAACAAAAAAAACAGCGCATTCAGGAATTGCTGGAGATTGTAGAAATGACCGAATATGCGAATGTAAAAGCAAAATTTCTGAGCGGCGGACAGCAGCAACGTGTCGCGCTGGCAAGAGTGCTTGCACTGGAACCGGAAGTATTGCTGCTGGATGAACCATTCAGCCATATTGACAATTTCCGGAAAAATGCGTTGCGCCGTAACCTTTTTGCCTACCTGAAAGCCAAAGGAGTGACCTGTATTATTGCTACACACGACAGTACGGATGCTTTGTCTTTTGCAGACGAAACCTTTGTGTTGTTTGACGGTAAGATCGTAGATAAAGGATTGTCGGCCGATATTTATAACAATCCGGTGAATAAATATGTTGCCTCCCTTTTTGGGGAAGTAAACGAACTGAAACTTTCGGATATTACGGTTGTGGATGCCGGGGACGATGAACTGCTGCTGTTGTATCCGCATCAGCTGCGGGTTGTTGAGAACGGGATGATGAAAGTCACAGCAAAACAATCCTATTATAAAGGAAGTCACTACCTGATAAAAGCGGTATTCAACAGAAAAGTAATTTTCTTTGAACATGAAACCGCTTTAGCAATGAACGAGGAAGTGACATTGATGATAAGTTAAAAAAAACAGACATTATGCCAAAAGAAGATGTTTTAATGCGGCAAATCAGCGAACTGGGTTTTGCCTTAAGAAGATTGATGGAGCGGATGAAAGGCGGAAAAGGCGGCGGTGGCGGTATTTCACAAAGCAGTCTGGCCGACAATGTGGCACTGAAAGAGGAACTGGGATTGGACTGGCAGGAGTTTTTAGACCTTGATGCCGATCAACTGATTCCGTTCCTGTTAGAAAATCCCGGCTTTTCGGCCGAAAATATGGAACTCTTTGCCGACTATCTGGTACAAACCGGAAAAGAAGGCTACCACAAACAAAACCTGTATGCAAAAGCACTGCTTATTTATACCCATGTAGACAAAGAAACGGCTACCTTTTCTATGGAAAGAAGCGGGAAAATACAAAGGATAAAACAAGAATCAGCATCATAAAAAAATCCCCTGAACACTGTTCAGGGGATTTTTTTTATTTAGTTTTTAAGATACTTTTCCAGGAACTGATCCTGTTCCCAAAGCAAATGCAGTATGTTTTCTTTTGCTGCATAACCGTGGGATTCTTTTGGAAGGATAACCATTCTTGCCGGTGCTCCCAATCCTTTTAAAGCCTGGAAATAACGCTCCGTCTGTAAAGTAAAGGTTCCCGGATTATTGTCGGCTTCTCCATGCACTAACAATAGCGGTGTTTTCATTTTGTCCGCATTCATAAACGGTGACATTCCGTTGTAAATAGCCGGAACTTCCCAGTAATTACGTTGCTCGCTCTGGAATCCGAAAGGAGTTAGTGTTCTGTTGTAGGCACCGCTTCGGGCAATTCCGCAGGCAAACAAATTAGAGTGGGTTAATAAATTGGCAGTCATAAAAGCACCATAAGAGTGTCCGCCAACCGCTACTTTTTTACGGTTGATATAACCCAGTTTGTCTACTGCATCTATAGCTGCTTCGGCATTGGCAACCAATTGCGGGATAAAAGTGTCGTTTGGTTCTGTCGTTCCTTCTCCGATGATCGGGAAAGCAGCATCATCCAGCACAGCATAACCTTTGGTTACCCAGTACACAAAAGAACCGTAGTTAGGGAAAGTAAACTCATTCGGGTTGGATGAGGTTTGTCCGGCACTGTTCTTGTCTTTATACTCTGTAGGGTATGCCCAGATTAAAAGCGGTAATTTTTCTTTTTTAGCATTTCGGTCATATCCTGCCGGTAAGTATAACGTTCCGGAAAGTTCAACACCGTCTTTTCGTTTGTATTTGATAACCTCTTTGTAAACATTTTTAATGCTTTCAAACGGATTTTTAAAATCGGTTATCTGGGTTAACTGGTTTTTCTTTTTAAAATTACGGAAGTAGTAATTCGGATATTCGCTTTTTGACTGAATCTGTATTAAAGCATCGCCTTTTTTGAAATCTTCAATAGAGAAAATACGCTCCATTTTATCGGTATAAGCCGACTGATAAAGACGTTTTGTTTTTAAGGTTTTAATATTGAACTCGTCAATAAAAGGGAATTGCCCGTTTTTGGTATAACCGTCACCAATTAAAAAAGCATTGTCGTTCTCTAACGCCAGAACCTGTTTGCCGTAGCTGTTTTTTACCGTTTCAAAATTTCCCGGATCCGAATAAATATCCTGAGAATTTCTGTCGGAGATAACTTTAGGCGTTTCCGACGGATTCGACGGATTGATCAGGTAAGTTTTAACATTACGGGTATCGTACCAGCTGTCGGAAACAATGGCGATCTTATCGTTACCCCAGGTAATGCCGTCAAAACGCTGTTGTGTTTTTACCAGAGAAGTTGGATTGGCGGTAAAAGGTGCCGGCCATAAAAACACTTCATCGCGGTAAGCCACTTTGTTTTCCGGATTTCCTTCATCAAGAGCTTCTGCGAAATACAAGGTAGCCGGAGCATCATTTCTCCAGCTCATGCTTCTTTTTCCTTTGCGTACTGCCATAAAACCTTTTGGCATGATCTCCGTTAAAGGCACTTCGTTCACAACTTTGATCTCTTTTCCGGTTTTGTCATAAACAACTGTTTTTTGAGGGAAACGGTTTAACGGAACAATATAGGAAAACGGCTTTTGCAGGGTGGTTAACATTACATAATTCCCGTCAGGAGAGAAACTCTCTCCGGCATACATATCTGCCGGTTTAAACAACGAAGCTGTTCCGTCCAGGTTTACTTTGTATAGTTCAGACGTTACAATATTTTCAAAATTAGCCTCGTCTGTTCTGTTCTTTAATAAATCCTGGTAGGTTCTATTTTGAGAAACCTTACCTTCACTATTGGAAACAATAGGACCATTTGGCAGGTCTTTTTTGGCATCAATTAAAGCCGGTCTGTTTTTAGGAAGCATCTTTACAATAAGACTCTGTCCGTCTTTAAACCAGCTAAACGGACTGCCGATATTGGCATTGATCGTTGCAGTGGTAAGCTTACTCGCTTTTGCCGAAGCAATATCCAGGATCCATAATTCTATTCCGGTTGCAGTAGTATGGGCAAAGGCGATTTTTTTCTCATCCGGTGACCATGCCAGGCTGCTGATTCTCGGATTTTGCGGTAAGCCCTGAACCTGAACCTCGTTTTTGTCTTTCACCCTGCGCACTTTCAGGTTGTTGGTATAGGTAACCGAACTGGAAATGTTGGTGATCGGATTGATGCGCAAACCGCCCAAACGGAGTTCTTCCTGATTCAGGTCTTCAAGATTTTTATAGGTGTTTCTGTAGCTTAACAGCATCCATTCTTTTTTGGTATCCATGATTACCGATGGTGCTCTTTCAAAATCGGCCAGTTGCAAAATACTTGCCGAAGGCTTTTGATACGTAACGTTTTCCTGTGCAATAAGCGATGAGGTGCCCAGCAGCAGGAATAATACGGATTTGTAAATTAGCTTCATAAAATTGTTAAGGGATTAAATAGATATTAATGCGTTCACAGTTGATTCTGAAATTATAGGTCGAATATACTGTTTACATGTTACAAAAAAGCTTTAAGTTTTGTTAAAAGAAATCCGGCTGTCCGGGAGGCTGTTTGTGATAATTGAAAAAATGCTTCGGAATAGTCGTAGTTTTTTTTATAATGTGTAAATTTGCATCCCTGTTTTTAATAAAAAAATAAAAATAATGCATCAATCAAAGATTTCAGGATTAGGTTATTACGTTCCCGAAAATGTAGTGACTAATGACGATTTGTCAAAAATAATGGATACCAATGACGAGTGGATACAGGAGCGAACCGGTATTCAGGAAAGACGTCATGTGATCAAAGGAGAGGATACCACAACAACCATGGGAGTGAAGGCGGCAAAAATTGCCATTGAACGCTCCGGAGTGGCTAAAGAAGATATTGATTTTGTTGTTTTTGCAACCTTAAGTCCTGATTATTATTTTCCGGGACCGGGTGTTGCCGTTCAACGTGATTTAGGATTGCGGACGGTTGGTGCGCTGGATGTTAGAAACCAGTGTTCCGGATTTGTATATGCGCTTTCGGTTGCCGATCAGTTTATCAAAACAGGCATGTATAAAAATATTCTGGTTATCGGTTCCGAAGTACATTCTACCGGATTGGACATGACAACCAGAGGCCGCGGTGTTTCCGTTATTTTTGGTGACGGAGCCGGAGCAGCCGTATTGAGCAGAACTGACGAACCGGGTAAAGGAATTTTATCAACACACCTGCATTCGGAAGGCGAACATGCCGATGAATTAGTGTTGAAGGCACCGGGAATGGGAAAACGCTGGGTTTCGGATATTATAGCCGATAACGACCCGAATGACGAAAGCTACTATCCGTATATGAACGGGCAGTTTGTCTTTAAAAATGCGGTGGTACGTTTTAGTGAGGTCATCATGGAAGGACTTCAGGCAAACAATTTACAGGTTTCCGATATCGATATGTTAATTCCGCACCAGGCAAATCTCAGGATTTCGCAATTCATTCAGCAGAAATTCAAGCTAACAGACGACCAGGTGTATAACAACATCCAGAAATACGGTAACACTACTGCTGCTTCTATTCCGATTGCTTTAACGGAAGCGTGGGAGCAGGGGAAAATTAAAGAAGGCGATACGGTAGTACTGGCCGCTTTCGGAAGCGGATTTACCTGGGCGAGTGCCGTTATAAAATGGTAAACGCTTAAAATTCTGAATGTTAATTTTTTGAATGTAAAGAAAATGTTGTAAATTTCGTACTGATGCTTTCGTGAATTGTTTCACTAAAACCGGGTACGATGAATCATAAAACCATTCATAACAAAGGGCAGGCCAGATTGTTTGAGAACAAATACCTGGAAATGCTCACGAAAACACATCCCGCAGTAATCTGGGGTATGTACATCCCGATACTGGGATATTTATTGTTTATGGCACATACAAAATTTGCTATAGAAGTCCGGAATGTCATTTATCTGTTTTTTGCAGGAATGATATTCTGGACTTTTTTTGAATATATAGCCCACCGGTATTTGTTTCACTTTATTACCGATAATCCGAAGCTAAAAAAGATCGCCTACGTTCTTCACGGCAATCATCACGATTATCCCCGGGATCGGGAACGGCTGTTCATGCCGCCGGTACCCAGCCTGATCCTGGCCGCCACATTATTCGGATTGCATTACCTGTTTCTCAGGGATTACACCTGGGCATTCTTTCCCGGATTTATGTTTGGTTATCTGCTGTATGCTTCCATGCATTATGCCATTCATGCCTTTGCGCCGCCTTTTAAGTTTATGAAGCCTTTGTGGCGGAACCATCACTTGCATCACTACAAGGATGAACAATTGGGATTTGGCGTCAGTAATACCTTTTGGGACCGGGTGTTCGGAACGATGTTCGATTTAACCAAAACAAAAGAAGATCCCGAAAAAACCAAAGCCCTTTTGTTTGAAAAGAAAAAGCCATAAAAAAACCTCGAAGCTTTTTTACTTCGAGGTCTTCCAAATAAATATAATAAAAATCAAAAACTCAGATTAGAATAAACCGCCACCGGCTTGTTTGGTATTGTCTTCACGTTGTTTACGCTGTAAAGCTCTGTTCTTGCCACCACCAAACATATAGTTGAATCCTACAAATAGCGACTGGCTTTCCCAACGGAATTCCCCTTCACCCGGATAAGGGTTCTGGCTTTCAAAACCGTATTTCATAGTTCTGAAGATATCGTTGAAACGCAAGCTCAAAGAAGCTTTGTTTTCCCAGAAGCTGTAACGGCTTCCGGCATCAATTTTATACATGGCTTTGCTGTTTGCCTGTACGCCGTCTACCGGACCTCTGTAGAATCCGAATAAAGAGAAACGTAAACTTTTTGTAGCCTTGAAGTTGTTGTTCAATCGGGCATTAAAAGCAGCAGCATTAATTTGTTTTAACGTATAGTCAAAATCACCGGTTACATCATTTTTAATCGCTACAACACCTTTCTGACGAATGTTCGAGAAATCAACACTTGGCTGAACATCCCACCAGGAAGTGAACTTGTAATTAGCCGAAACCTCAAATCCGTAAGCATTGTTTTTATCAAAGTTCGTGTAGCTCATGATAATCTTTTTCGTTTCCGGATCGGCATTCGGGTCCGGATAGAATGTACGGGTGATCTCATCACTGATGTCGCGGTAATAGATCCCGGCAGTAACCGTTCCCTTTTTAAGCGTTCTGGTGTAATTCACCTCGATAGAGTTGGTAAACTGTGGTACTAATTCCGGATTACCGATAGAAGTAACTCTTGGGGTACTAAACTCTCTGATAGGTTTTGTCTGCTCCACACTTGGGCGGTCAACACGACGGCTCATGCTCAACTGGAACTGGTTTTTCTCTGTTGGTGTATACGTAAAGTAAGCCGACGGATATACCGTTATATAGTCGTTTTTAAAGGGTGCATTTTGATTGTTCTGAACGTAATCAGCCTGAACTTTATAACTTTCCAAACGGGCACCAAGCTGGTAGCTGATCTTTTTAAAACGCTGACCAAAAGTGGTGTAGAAAGAGTAAATGTCCACATCATAATTGAATTTAGCGTTTGGTGTGTTGAAACGACTGGTCAGGTAATCGTTGTCAGTTCGCATCAATCGGGCTTCAGCACCTATTTCTAAAGTCGATTTTTTATCCAGTGGATTTACATAATCCACATTGATAATCGTACTGTTTCGGGTATCTTTAATGTGATCGCCGTATGGCGTTAAACCACCACCTACAGGGTTAAAAGATGCATCCTGAGTGTTTTTGGTATTGTTGTAGTTGGCTTCAATGTCCAGCGTGTGTCCTTCTTTGGCAAATAAATGTTTAAAAGCTAAGTTGTAAGCACTGTTCACATTGTCCGTATCATAAATATCCTTTTGTGAAATATTGTTGGCACTGTTCGGGAAATATAAGTCGGTATTTACGTTTCCTAAACCGGAGGTGAAACTCTGGTTGGTATAGGCCGAAATCGTGTTTTTATCATCGATATAAAAATCCATTCCCGCTTTAAACATGTGAGTTTTGTTGTCGTTAACAATATCGAATAACTGTAAAGAATTGTCATCAA
This region of Flavobacterium inviolabile genomic DNA includes:
- a CDS encoding TetR family transcriptional regulator C-terminal domain-containing protein: MAMTKRAAGKKETITEETIISTYMNQVLEKHQEPASVFHFCKESKMEETLFYSFFPSLDGLKEAIWIKLFENAVSGLKNEEAFETYSNRNKLLSLYFTFFEILTLNRSYVYFVLKENKQGLQNLKQLRKLRNRFKKFIQEEIQTTVTDKHEKIDKIAKPVLSEAAWVQFLFILKFWVEDTSIGFEKTDIMIEKSVKATFDILDTTPLESLFDLGKFVWKERFN
- a CDS encoding ABC transporter ATP-binding protein, with product MLHVKNISFGYHEKTIIKNIEFTIKKGQNIAVIGESGCGKSTLLKLIYGLYDLDEGQIFWNDTEVLGPKFHLVPGMPFMKYLAQDFDLMPYVTVAENVGKFLSNFYPEQKKQRIQELLEIVEMTEYANVKAKFLSGGQQQRVALARVLALEPEVLLLDEPFSHIDNFRKNALRRNLFAYLKAKGVTCIIATHDSTDALSFADETFVLFDGKIVDKGLSADIYNNPVNKYVASLFGEVNELKLSDITVVDAGDDELLLLYPHQLRVVENGMMKVTAKQSYYKGSHYLIKAVFNRKVIFFEHETALAMNEEVTLMIS
- a CDS encoding OmpA family protein, which gives rise to MKKIVIFTLATVFTLTSVLTSCEAVKNTNNTQKGAGIGAVAGAVLGGVLGNNLGKGGNGALGAVLGGVVGGVAGGVIGNKMDKQAREIEQAVPGAEVERVGEGIKLVLGENAVRFDTNKSTLTAAAKANLDKLVPVFQNYSDTDIVIYGYTDNTGKAEYNLNLSEQRAASVKAYLATKGLSGNRFKTTGMGIADPIATNDTPDGRSKNRRVEFAITANEKMVQDAKKEAGN
- a CDS encoding 3-oxoacyl-ACP synthase III family protein, which codes for MHQSKISGLGYYVPENVVTNDDLSKIMDTNDEWIQERTGIQERRHVIKGEDTTTTMGVKAAKIAIERSGVAKEDIDFVVFATLSPDYYFPGPGVAVQRDLGLRTVGALDVRNQCSGFVYALSVADQFIKTGMYKNILVIGSEVHSTGLDMTTRGRGVSVIFGDGAGAAVLSRTDEPGKGILSTHLHSEGEHADELVLKAPGMGKRWVSDIIADNDPNDESYYPYMNGQFVFKNAVVRFSEVIMEGLQANNLQVSDIDMLIPHQANLRISQFIQQKFKLTDDQVYNNIQKYGNTTAASIPIALTEAWEQGKIKEGDTVVLAAFGSGFTWASAVIKW
- a CDS encoding thioredoxin domain-containing protein encodes the protein MPKEDVLMRQISELGFALRRLMERMKGGKGGGGGISQSSLADNVALKEELGLDWQEFLDLDADQLIPFLLENPGFSAENMELFADYLVQTGKEGYHKQNLYAKALLIYTHVDKETATFSMERSGKIQRIKQESAS
- a CDS encoding S9 family peptidase, whose translation is MKLIYKSVLFLLLGTSSLIAQENVTYQKPSASILQLADFERAPSVIMDTKKEWMLLSYRNTYKNLEDLNQEELRLGGLRINPITNISSSVTYTNNLKVRRVKDKNEVQVQGLPQNPRISSLAWSPDEKKIAFAHTTATGIELWILDIASAKASKLTTATINANIGSPFSWFKDGQSLIVKMLPKNRPALIDAKKDLPNGPIVSNSEGKVSQNRTYQDLLKNRTDEANFENIVTSELYKVNLDGTASLFKPADMYAGESFSPDGNYVMLTTLQKPFSYIVPLNRFPQKTVVYDKTGKEIKVVNEVPLTEIMPKGFMAVRKGKRSMSWRNDAPATLYFAEALDEGNPENKVAYRDEVFLWPAPFTANPTSLVKTQQRFDGITWGNDKIAIVSDSWYDTRNVKTYLINPSNPSETPKVISDRNSQDIYSDPGNFETVKNSYGKQVLALENDNAFLIGDGYTKNGQFPFIDEFNIKTLKTKRLYQSAYTDKMERIFSIEDFKKGDALIQIQSKSEYPNYYFRNFKKKNQLTQITDFKNPFESIKNVYKEVIKYKRKDGVELSGTLYLPAGYDRNAKKEKLPLLIWAYPTEYKDKNSAGQTSSNPNEFTFPNYGSFVYWVTKGYAVLDDAAFPIIGEGTTEPNDTFIPQLVANAEAAIDAVDKLGYINRKKVAVGGHSYGAFMTANLLTHSNLFACGIARSGAYNRTLTPFGFQSEQRNYWEVPAIYNGMSPFMNADKMKTPLLLVHGEADNNPGTFTLQTERYFQALKGLGAPARMVILPKESHGYAAKENILHLLWEQDQFLEKYLKN
- a CDS encoding TonB-dependent receptor domain-containing protein, yielding MKLKLFLICMLTAIGNLYAQNPGNVTGKVVDKATKEPISYATIAIKEDNKVITGGITEDNGSFNITNLAPKNYTLEIQYMGYKTLTKTFSITADAKTAALGTIAFEPEAKQLEGVTVVAERSTIEQKIDRKVINVGRDLTTAGATASEIMSNIPSVNVDQDGKISLRGNENVRVLVDGKPTNMDASQLLKQIPSTSIKKIELITNPSAKYNPEGMSGIINIVLHKNSNDGFNANFNTGITFADVPKFNNTIDMNYRKGKVNFFGTYGNTLGDRLNKGEIKQFDDNSLQLFDIVNDNKTHMFKAGMDFYIDDKNTISAYTNQSFTSGLGNVNTDLYFPNSANNISQKDIYDTDNVNSAYNLAFKHLFAKEGHTLDIEANYNNTKNTQDASFNPVGGGLTPYGDHIKDTRNSTIINVDYVNPLDKKSTLEIGAEARLMRTDNDYLTSRFNTPNAKFNYDVDIYSFYTTFGQRFKKISYQLGARLESYKVQADYVQNNQNAPFKNDYITVYPSAYFTYTPTEKNQFQLSMSRRVDRPSVEQTKPIREFSTPRVTSIGNPELVPQFTNSIEVNYTRTLKKGTVTAGIYYRDISDEITRTFYPDPNADPETKKIIMSYTNFDKNNAYGFEVSANYKFTSWWDVQPSVDFSNIRQKGVVAIKNDVTGDFDYTLKQINAAAFNARLNNNFKATKSLRFSLFGFYRGPVDGVQANSKAMYKIDAGSRYSFWENKASLSLRFNDIFRTMKYGFESQNPYPGEGEFRWESQSLFVGFNYMFGGGKNRALQRKQREDNTKQAGGGLF
- a CDS encoding ABC1 kinase family protein; translation: MKTLNKIPTNKIERAGELVKTGLKVGGNYLAYYGEKMVNPSLTKDKLNENNAEDIYDGLKNLKGSALKVAQMLSMEKNIMPKAYVEKFSLAQFSVPPLSAPLVRKTFKRYLGHYPEAIYDSFTPDSVNAASIGQVHKATKNGKQLAVKIQYPGVADSISSDLAIVKPFAIKMFNLQGKDSDKYFKEVEHKLLEETDYKLELKQGIAIAKACEKIKNLRFPVYYPEWSSEKIITMDWMEGEHLSEFAARNNDPETGDRIGQALWDFYMFQMHHLKQVHADPHPGNFLIDKETNLIAIDFGCIKHVPEEFYVPYFELARPEVIDDPKLFREKLFELEILRTDDTPKEIEYFSGLFHQLLSLFTQPFHGDYFDFSDEVFFENIARMGEEFSKDTQLRKMNGNRGSQHFLYINRTFFGLYNLLHDLKARINTRNFEQYIPQ
- a CDS encoding lipocalin family protein, producing the protein MKKLIFLSALTLMLFSCKSTSVTNTKLDRTSQVAIKGNWVLSSVSYPGSEYIKVTSFQIADSKCFEGSSWKFISNNNKGNMAFEQANCPAFSSAFTWFVNKEGEFVLKLLDAGEKAKKVKEGYVLRIANQSETSFQLIDKINVGGKLTDVVYQFEKTN
- a CDS encoding sterol desaturase family protein, with product MNHKTIHNKGQARLFENKYLEMLTKTHPAVIWGMYIPILGYLLFMAHTKFAIEVRNVIYLFFAGMIFWTFFEYIAHRYLFHFITDNPKLKKIAYVLHGNHHDYPRDRERLFMPPVPSLILAATLFGLHYLFLRDYTWAFFPGFMFGYLLYASMHYAIHAFAPPFKFMKPLWRNHHLHHYKDEQLGFGVSNTFWDRVFGTMFDLTKTKEDPEKTKALLFEKKKP